Proteins from a genomic interval of Hydrogenophaga sp. PAMC20947:
- a CDS encoding ABC transporter permease, protein MTDAAVSRSPAGRAWQRFKRNRLGYWSLIAFVSLVVISLFAELISNDRPLIVRYEGETYLPMVRDYPETVFGGDFDTATDYLDPFIQKRLSQDGNWALYTLNTYGAKTVNYFAKSPNPAGPTVDNWLGTDSQGRDMLAQLLYGFRVSVLFALALTAVGTLIGVITGAIQGFFGGKIDLVFQRFIEIWGSMPELYLLIIFAAIFSPSLPLLLVLLSLFGWMGLSDYVRAEFLRNRQLDYVRAARALGLSNGQIIWRHVLPNSLTPVVTFLPFRMSGAILALTSLDFLGLGVPPGTPSLGELLSQGKNNIDAWWISLFTFLVLVTTLLLLTFMGDALRDALDPRKADQ, encoded by the coding sequence ATGACGGACGCAGCAGTTTCTCGCAGCCCCGCTGGTCGGGCTTGGCAACGTTTCAAGCGCAATCGCCTGGGCTACTGGAGCCTGATTGCCTTCGTTTCACTGGTGGTGATCAGCTTGTTTGCCGAGTTGATTTCCAACGATCGGCCTTTGATCGTGCGCTACGAAGGGGAAACCTACCTGCCGATGGTGCGCGATTATCCAGAGACGGTGTTCGGTGGTGACTTCGACACGGCGACCGACTACCTGGACCCGTTCATTCAAAAGCGCTTGTCACAAGACGGCAACTGGGCGCTTTACACGCTCAATACCTACGGCGCTAAAACGGTCAATTACTTCGCCAAGTCACCCAACCCGGCGGGTCCAACCGTGGATAACTGGCTGGGTACGGACTCCCAAGGTCGAGACATGCTGGCTCAGCTGCTCTACGGCTTCAGGGTGAGCGTGCTGTTTGCGCTGGCCTTGACGGCGGTCGGCACCCTGATTGGCGTCATCACAGGCGCCATCCAGGGATTCTTCGGCGGCAAGATCGATTTGGTGTTTCAACGCTTCATTGAGATCTGGGGCTCGATGCCCGAGCTCTATTTGTTGATCATTTTTGCTGCGATTTTTTCACCCAGCCTGCCGTTGCTGCTGGTCTTGCTTAGCCTGTTTGGCTGGATGGGCTTGTCGGATTACGTGCGCGCCGAGTTTTTGCGGAACCGGCAGCTGGACTACGTTCGCGCGGCGCGGGCGCTGGGCTTGTCCAACGGCCAAATCATCTGGCGCCATGTGCTGCCCAACAGTTTGACGCCCGTGGTCACTTTTTTGCCCTTTCGAATGAGTGGGGCCATCCTCGCACTCACGTCACTGGACTTTCTCGGCCTCGGTGTGCCACCGGGTACGCCTTCTCTGGGCGAGTTGTTGAGCCAAGGTAAAAACAACATCGATGCCTGGTGGATTTCGTTGTTTACCTTTTTGGTCCTGGTCACCACCTTGCTGCTGCTGACTTTCATGGGTGACGCGCTGCGCGATGCGCTGGATCCTCGAAAGGCCGATCAATGA
- the nusA gene encoding transcription termination factor NusA: MNREMLMLIDAISREKNVERDLVLGAVELALASATKKLYKGEVDIRVAMDPDSGAYETFRRWLVVPDSAGLQNPDAEELLTDARDELPDIEEGDFIEKPVESVPIGRIGAMAAKQVILQKIRDAEREMLLNDFMSRGDKIFVGTVKRMDKGDLIVESGRVEGRLRRSETIPKENFRTGDRVRAMIMEVDLTLRGAPILLSRSAPEFMIELFRQEVPEIEQGLLDIKTCARDAGSRAKIAVHTHDKRIDPIGTCVGVRGSRVNGVTNELAGERVDIVLWSDDPAQFVIGALAPANVVSIVVDEERHAMDVVVDEENLAIAIGRGGQNVRLASELTGWRINIMTADESAQKQAEEADGIRKVFMAKLDVDQEIADILIEEGFTSLEEVAYVPLQEMLEIESFDEDTVNELRTRAKDALLTMEIAREESVEEVSQDLRDLEGMTQELVAKLADAGVHTRDELADLAGDELTEITGQAPEEATAMIMKARAHWFAGDEAQASN, from the coding sequence ATGAACCGCGAAATGTTGATGCTGATTGATGCCATCTCGCGTGAGAAAAACGTAGAGCGAGATTTGGTGCTGGGCGCCGTCGAGCTCGCGTTGGCCTCCGCCACGAAAAAGCTCTACAAGGGCGAGGTGGACATCCGTGTGGCCATGGATCCCGATTCTGGTGCCTACGAGACTTTCCGCCGCTGGCTGGTGGTCCCCGATTCGGCGGGCTTGCAGAATCCCGATGCGGAAGAGTTGCTGACCGATGCGCGCGATGAGTTGCCTGATATCGAAGAAGGCGATTTCATCGAGAAGCCCGTAGAGAGTGTGCCGATTGGCCGGATTGGCGCCATGGCCGCCAAGCAAGTCATTTTGCAAAAAATCCGTGACGCCGAGCGCGAGATGCTGCTGAACGATTTCATGTCGCGTGGCGACAAGATTTTTGTTGGTACTGTCAAGCGCATGGACAAGGGTGATCTGATCGTTGAGAGTGGCCGTGTTGAAGGTCGTCTGCGCCGCAGCGAGACCATTCCAAAGGAAAACTTCCGAACGGGTGACCGGGTTCGCGCCATGATCATGGAAGTGGATTTGACGCTGCGTGGCGCGCCCATCCTGCTGTCGCGCTCGGCGCCTGAATTCATGATTGAGCTCTTCCGCCAGGAAGTGCCCGAGATCGAGCAAGGCCTGCTGGATATCAAGACCTGCGCCCGGGATGCGGGTTCGCGCGCCAAAATTGCCGTGCACACCCATGACAAGCGTATCGATCCCATCGGTACTTGCGTCGGTGTGCGGGGTTCCCGTGTCAACGGCGTGACCAATGAGTTGGCCGGTGAGCGGGTGGACATCGTGCTTTGGAGTGATGATCCTGCCCAGTTCGTGATCGGCGCCTTGGCGCCTGCCAATGTGGTGTCAATTGTGGTGGACGAAGAGCGTCATGCCATGGATGTGGTGGTGGATGAGGAAAACCTCGCTATTGCCATCGGCCGTGGTGGGCAAAACGTTCGCCTGGCTTCCGAGCTGACTGGCTGGCGCATCAACATCATGACCGCAGACGAATCGGCCCAGAAGCAAGCCGAAGAAGCCGACGGCATCCGCAAGGTGTTCATGGCAAAGCTGGATGTGGATCAAGAGATCGCCGACATCTTGATCGAAGAAGGCTTTACCAGCCTCGAAGAGGTGGCCTATGTGCCGCTTCAGGAGATGTTGGAAATTGAATCGTTTGACGAAGACACTGTCAACGAGCTGCGGACCCGCGCTAAAGATGCTTTGCTGACGATGGAAATCGCCCGCGAAGAAAGCGTGGAAGAAGTCTCGCAAGACCTGCGCGACCTCGAGGGTATGACCCAAGAGCTGGTGGCCAAGCTGGCCGATGCCGGCGTGCACACACGCGATGAGCTGGCCGATTTGGCCGGCGATGAATTGACCGAGATCACTGGCCAGGCGCCCGAAGAGGCGACTGCAATGATCATGAAGGCTCGCGCTCACTGGTTTGCCGGTGACGAAGCCCAGGCCTCTAACTGA
- a CDS encoding DUF2189 domain-containing protein yields MSHPSASPAPTSHAQLRSIDLHSPWRWLALGWSDLRRNPVPGLLHGFLLTGFGALLLWAARDQFWLLAGAFSGFLIVAPVLATGLYHVSKACQGGRSAGVGEVVMLWRSGDRRLVTFGLLLALAGTGWVLTSAGLITLWSPVAIQKPADFLRQVVLVREVGLFEVWLLLGALLAAPVFASTVVALPMLVDTSVPVSMAVLASWRAVAEHPGPMALWAVLIAVLVGLGMLTALLGLIVLIPIIAHASWHAYCDLTGRIGVAT; encoded by the coding sequence ATGTCCCATCCATCTGCTTCCCCAGCCCCTACGTCGCACGCCCAGCTGCGCAGCATTGACCTGCACTCGCCTTGGCGATGGCTGGCGTTGGGCTGGTCCGATCTGAGGCGCAACCCGGTGCCAGGCCTGTTGCATGGCTTCCTCCTGACAGGATTTGGCGCTTTGTTGCTGTGGGCCGCGCGTGATCAGTTCTGGTTGCTGGCCGGTGCTTTCTCCGGCTTTCTCATTGTTGCGCCTGTTCTTGCAACTGGCCTCTATCACGTCAGCAAGGCTTGCCAAGGCGGGCGCAGTGCTGGTGTGGGGGAAGTGGTGATGTTGTGGCGATCGGGTGACCGGCGCCTGGTGACCTTTGGCTTGTTGCTGGCACTGGCCGGCACAGGCTGGGTGCTGACCTCTGCGGGCCTGATCACCTTGTGGTCACCCGTTGCGATTCAGAAACCCGCGGATTTTCTGCGCCAGGTGGTTTTGGTGCGCGAAGTGGGTTTGTTCGAAGTGTGGCTGTTGTTGGGTGCCTTGCTGGCGGCGCCTGTGTTCGCATCGACCGTGGTGGCGCTGCCGATGCTGGTAGACACCTCGGTCCCCGTCAGCATGGCGGTGCTGGCCAGTTGGCGTGCCGTGGCTGAACATCCTGGGCCTATGGCTCTCTGGGCTGTGCTGATCGCGGTTCTGGTGGGCCTGGGCATGTTGACGGCTCTGCTGGGCCTGATCGTTCTGATTCCCATCATCGCCCACGCCAGTTGGCATGCCTATTGCGACCTCACCGGGCGGATCGGAGTGGCAACATGA
- a CDS encoding extracellular solute-binding protein — protein MGVAMALSVSAAWAAHGYGLWGELKYPVGYQHFDYVDPAAPKGGELRMVSNLRLSTFDKYNPFTLRGSYPAFVTSLMFEGLLTGSLDENGTGYGLLAEDVSVAPDRLSATFRLRREARFNDGSPVLAADVKHSYETLMGPHVSPSYKTVLTDVAGLDVVDERTVRYRFKKPNRELPLTVGGLPVFSRAWGNEVDPKTGQRKSFDQVVVDMPIASGPYTIGPVKFGRDITYVRDPNYWAKDLPARKGLFNFDRITVKIYKDNTAKLEALKAGEFDFMRIFSAGDWARRIDGKRFDSGELAKVNLQHRLPTGFQSYVLNTRKPLLSDVRVRQALGLALDYEWMNRQMFYGGYQRVQGLFGSTDCAASGLPSEAELALLKPWAKELPAAVFGPMAVAPRTDGEHSLRGNLKQAQAMLKDAGWRVRDGVLTNAEGTPFELEYLASDEGGVRSTMPWVRNLEKLGVKMRVRVVDFALYQEKLRTFDFDVVTLAFGGTHTPGAEYAELFGSEAAKTPDSGNYFGVSSPALDDVLKRLGEADSRPDFLSACRALERVVAHSHLMVPQWSGNSHRIVFNQSRLAYKAPMPVFAEGEDWVLSSWWKK, from the coding sequence ATGGGGGTGGCCATGGCCTTGTCGGTCAGTGCCGCCTGGGCTGCGCATGGCTATGGACTGTGGGGGGAATTGAAATACCCCGTCGGTTATCAGCATTTCGACTACGTTGATCCGGCAGCGCCCAAGGGGGGTGAGCTGCGCATGGTGAGCAACCTGCGCCTCTCCACGTTCGACAAATACAACCCCTTCACGTTGCGCGGGAGTTATCCAGCCTTTGTGACGTCCTTGATGTTCGAGGGCTTGTTGACTGGCTCACTGGATGAGAACGGCACCGGCTACGGTTTGTTGGCTGAAGATGTGAGCGTGGCGCCCGATCGCCTCAGCGCCACTTTTCGGTTACGCAGGGAGGCACGGTTCAATGACGGAAGCCCTGTGCTCGCAGCCGATGTCAAGCACAGCTATGAAACCTTGATGGGTCCTCATGTCAGTCCGAGCTACAAAACTGTTCTGACGGATGTGGCAGGGCTGGATGTGGTTGATGAGCGCACCGTGCGTTACCGGTTCAAAAAACCCAACCGTGAGTTGCCACTGACGGTGGGTGGGTTGCCGGTATTCAGCCGGGCCTGGGGCAACGAGGTCGATCCCAAAACAGGACAACGCAAGTCCTTTGACCAGGTGGTGGTGGACATGCCTATCGCCAGCGGCCCTTACACCATCGGGCCGGTGAAGTTTGGTCGCGACATCACCTATGTGCGCGATCCCAACTACTGGGCCAAGGATCTGCCGGCACGCAAGGGGTTGTTCAATTTCGACCGCATCACCGTCAAGATCTACAAGGACAACACGGCCAAACTCGAAGCCTTGAAGGCAGGCGAGTTTGATTTCATGCGCATCTTCTCTGCGGGTGACTGGGCGCGCCGCATCGATGGCAAACGTTTTGATTCGGGCGAGCTGGCGAAGGTCAACCTGCAGCACCGCTTGCCGACAGGCTTTCAAAGCTATGTGTTGAATACTCGCAAGCCATTGTTGAGCGATGTGCGTGTTCGGCAGGCGCTTGGCCTCGCACTGGACTACGAGTGGATGAACCGCCAGATGTTCTATGGCGGGTACCAGCGGGTGCAGGGGCTGTTTGGCAGCACGGATTGCGCGGCGAGCGGCCTGCCCAGCGAGGCCGAGTTGGCGTTGCTCAAGCCCTGGGCCAAAGAGCTGCCTGCCGCAGTTTTTGGCCCAATGGCCGTGGCGCCGCGCACCGACGGCGAACATTCGCTGCGCGGCAATTTGAAGCAGGCGCAGGCCATGCTTAAGGACGCGGGTTGGCGGGTGCGCGACGGCGTGCTTACCAATGCTGAGGGAACGCCGTTTGAACTGGAATACCTTGCCAGCGACGAAGGTGGCGTGCGATCCACCATGCCCTGGGTGCGGAATCTGGAAAAACTGGGCGTCAAGATGCGAGTTCGCGTGGTCGACTTTGCCTTGTACCAGGAGAAGTTGCGCACCTTTGATTTCGACGTGGTGACCCTGGCGTTTGGCGGCACGCACACGCCCGGCGCGGAATATGCTGAGCTGTTTGGCAGCGAGGCGGCCAAGACGCCCGACTCGGGCAATTATTTTGGGGTGAGCAGCCCGGCTTTGGACGATGTGCTGAAGAGGCTGGGGGAGGCCGATAGCCGGCCCGACTTTCTGTCGGCCTGCCGTGCATTAGAGCGGGTGGTGGCGCACAGCCATTTGATGGTGCCCCAATGGTCGGGCAACAGCCACCGCATCGTGTTCAACCAAAGCCGGTTGGCCTACAAGGCGCCAATGCCTGTGTTTGCTGAAGGGGAAGATTGGGTGTTGTCGTCATGGTGGAAAAAATGA
- the rimP gene encoding ribosome maturation factor RimP, with amino-acid sequence MGWQETVTQTVTGLGLDLVDLERSAGGLLRVTIDLPWVPPQEGQPAPLPQFVTVEDCEKVTRQLHYLLEVEGLEYRRLEVGSPGIDRPLRHEVDYIRFEGQMIDLTLKAPIGVTDSAVAASRKKFRGTLERAEDGVSWQIVWSDEPERKPGQRVSKKRLPLPMQALNFELSDVQQARLAPIVNFKGRQTSAPGSVSE; translated from the coding sequence ATGGGCTGGCAAGAAACCGTTACGCAAACCGTCACAGGGCTGGGTCTTGACCTGGTCGATCTGGAGCGATCCGCTGGCGGCTTGCTCCGTGTGACCATTGATCTGCCCTGGGTGCCGCCTCAGGAGGGGCAGCCTGCACCCTTGCCTCAATTTGTGACGGTGGAAGACTGCGAGAAAGTTACTCGGCAGCTGCATTATTTGTTGGAGGTTGAGGGCCTGGAGTACCGGCGTCTGGAAGTCGGGTCTCCTGGTATTGATCGTCCATTGCGGCATGAGGTGGACTACATCCGCTTTGAGGGTCAGATGATCGATCTGACGCTCAAAGCGCCTATTGGTGTCACCGATTCGGCTGTGGCAGCCAGTCGCAAGAAGTTTCGCGGCACGCTGGAGCGGGCCGAAGATGGGGTGTCTTGGCAAATCGTCTGGAGCGATGAGCCTGAGCGCAAGCCGGGGCAGCGGGTGAGCAAAAAGCGTTTGCCCCTGCCGATGCAGGCGTTGAATTTTGAGCTGTCGGATGTGCAGCAGGCGCGTTTGGCGCCGATTGTGAATTTCAAGGGCCGTCAGACCTCGGCGCCCGGAAGTGTTTCCGAGTGA
- a CDS encoding dipeptide ABC transporter ATP-binding protein: MTATRFPAARGSPPPEEAGHTLGRPSGEVETSSPPQDALLSVRNLRVGFGGRDVVHGIDFHIAPGEKLALVGESGSGKTVSALSLLRLVHNAQVSGTARLNGRDLLSLSEPELRAVRGDEVAIIFQEPMTALNPLYSVGSQIGEILQLKKGLSGKQASAGVVELLAATGIPEPARRANAFPHQLSGGQRQRAMIAMALASAPKLLLADEPTTALDVSLRGQILDLLSDLQRQHGMAVLLITHDLNLVSRFADRVAVMEQGRLVEQGNVRAVFEAPTHAYTQRLLASRPQRDVVETPVVQGERPALRTQGLQVSYPVPLPGLRGWFKKGAFVAVKGANLAIAQGRTLGVVGESGSGKSTLALAALGLLPFEGELQVDGTDWRQAEKQGRSKSLRQRIQVVFQDPFSSLSPRMTVEQIVGEGLTVHAPELSAAERRERVEQMLAEVGLVTDPTQAGDWLQRYPHEFSGGQRQRLAIARALIVEPKLLVLDEPTSALDVTVQQQVLRLLQRLQRERGLSYLLITHDMDVIRAMAHEVAVMKEGDIVEYGACLSVLARPKHSYTQALVRATDP, from the coding sequence ATGACGGCCACCAGGTTCCCCGCTGCGCGAGGTTCGCCACCCCCCGAGGAGGCTGGCCACACCTTGGGGCGGCCCAGCGGTGAGGTCGAGACGTCCAGCCCGCCCCAAGATGCTTTGCTGAGCGTTCGCAATCTGCGCGTGGGCTTTGGCGGGCGCGATGTGGTGCACGGTATCGATTTTCACATTGCTCCCGGTGAAAAGCTGGCGCTGGTAGGCGAGTCGGGCTCGGGAAAAACGGTGTCGGCCTTGTCGCTGTTGCGGCTGGTTCATAACGCACAAGTCAGTGGCACGGCCCGGCTGAACGGGCGCGATCTGCTCAGCTTGAGCGAACCTGAGCTGCGCGCCGTGCGCGGCGATGAGGTGGCCATCATCTTTCAGGAGCCCATGACAGCGTTGAACCCGCTCTACAGCGTGGGCAGCCAAATCGGGGAAATACTGCAGCTGAAAAAGGGATTGTCGGGCAAACAGGCATCGGCCGGCGTGGTGGAGTTGCTGGCTGCCACGGGCATTCCCGAGCCCGCCAGGCGCGCCAACGCTTTCCCGCATCAACTCAGCGGAGGCCAACGCCAGCGCGCCATGATCGCCATGGCGCTGGCCAGCGCGCCCAAGCTTTTACTGGCCGATGAACCGACAACGGCGCTGGATGTGAGCTTGCGCGGGCAAATACTGGATTTGCTGAGCGATCTGCAGCGCCAACACGGCATGGCGGTCTTGCTGATTACGCACGATCTGAATCTGGTGAGCCGGTTCGCCGATCGCGTGGCCGTGATGGAGCAAGGGCGCCTTGTGGAGCAAGGCAACGTGCGCGCGGTGTTTGAAGCGCCGACCCATGCCTACACACAGCGGCTGTTGGCCAGCCGCCCGCAACGCGATGTCGTCGAGACGCCCGTGGTCCAAGGCGAGAGGCCTGCGTTGCGCACGCAAGGGTTGCAGGTGAGCTATCCAGTGCCGCTGCCGGGTCTTCGTGGGTGGTTCAAGAAGGGCGCGTTTGTTGCGGTCAAGGGCGCGAACCTGGCCATTGCTCAAGGTCGAACGCTGGGGGTAGTCGGCGAATCGGGATCGGGCAAATCCACGTTGGCGTTGGCGGCCTTGGGCTTGCTGCCCTTTGAGGGTGAACTGCAGGTGGATGGGACCGACTGGAGGCAAGCCGAGAAACAGGGAAGAAGCAAATCGTTGCGCCAGCGCATACAGGTGGTGTTTCAGGATCCGTTTTCTTCGCTCTCACCCCGCATGACTGTCGAGCAAATCGTTGGAGAAGGGCTCACAGTGCATGCCCCTGAACTGTCGGCTGCCGAGCGGCGCGAGCGGGTGGAGCAGATGCTGGCTGAGGTGGGGTTGGTGACCGACCCGACGCAAGCCGGCGACTGGCTGCAACGCTACCCGCATGAATTTTCAGGTGGCCAGCGGCAGCGCTTGGCCATTGCACGGGCGCTGATCGTTGAGCCGAAGTTGCTGGTGCTGGACGAACCAACCAGCGCGCTGGATGTCACCGTGCAGCAGCAGGTGTTGCGCTTGTTGCAGCGGCTGCAGCGCGAACGGGGCCTCAGCTATTTGCTCATTACCCACGATATGGATGTGATTCGTGCCATGGCTCATGAGGTGGCCGTTATGAAAGAGGGCGACATCGTGGAATATGGCGCCTGCCTGAGCGTACTGGCCCGGCCGAAGCACAGCTACACCCAGGCCTTGGTGCGAGCCACCGACCCGTGA
- a CDS encoding ABC transporter permease subunit, producing the protein MFAYILKRLLLMIPTLFGVLLLTFVVIQFVPGGPVEQYLAESRTAAGSSAEGGSVYRAAQGVDPKRLEEIKALYGFDKPPTERFVQMLGRFARFDLGESFFQNKSVSALVWEKLPVSISLGLWTFFISYLVAVPLGVAKAVRAGSRFDLVTTLVVLVGYAIPGFVLGLVLLVIFGGQLQWFPLRGLTSSNWEELSWGARIVDYLWHITLPVTAMVLGSFAVTAMLTKNAFLEEIRKQYVMTARAKGLSERQVLWKHVFRNALIPIVTGFPAAFIGAFFTGSLLIETLFSLDGLGLLSFESVIRRDYPVVLGTLFLFTLLGLMTKLISDLCYVWVDPRVKFD; encoded by the coding sequence ATGTTTGCCTACATCCTCAAGCGCTTGCTGCTCATGATTCCGACGCTGTTCGGCGTCTTGTTGTTGACGTTTGTCGTGATCCAGTTCGTGCCCGGGGGGCCGGTGGAGCAGTATTTGGCCGAGTCGCGCACCGCTGCAGGCTCCAGCGCGGAAGGGGGTTCGGTGTACCGGGCGGCCCAGGGCGTGGATCCCAAGCGGCTGGAAGAGATCAAGGCCTTGTACGGCTTTGACAAGCCGCCAACGGAGCGCTTTGTGCAGATGCTGGGGCGGTTTGCGCGCTTTGATCTGGGGGAAAGTTTTTTCCAGAACAAGTCGGTGAGCGCACTGGTCTGGGAAAAGCTGCCGGTGTCGATCAGTTTGGGACTCTGGACGTTTTTCATCAGTTACCTGGTCGCTGTGCCCCTGGGGGTGGCCAAGGCGGTGAGGGCGGGGTCGCGGTTTGACCTGGTGACCACCCTGGTGGTCTTGGTGGGGTACGCCATTCCCGGCTTTGTGCTGGGCTTGGTGTTGCTGGTGATTTTTGGCGGTCAGTTGCAATGGTTTCCGCTGCGCGGCCTGACCTCGTCGAACTGGGAGGAGCTTTCCTGGGGCGCCCGCATCGTGGACTATTTGTGGCACATCACCTTGCCCGTTACGGCCATGGTGCTCGGCAGTTTTGCCGTCACCGCCATGCTGACCAAGAACGCCTTTCTCGAGGAAATCCGCAAGCAGTATGTGATGACCGCCCGGGCCAAGGGCTTGTCAGAGCGGCAGGTGTTGTGGAAACACGTTTTTCGAAATGCTTTGATTCCCATCGTGACGGGTTTCCCCGCAGCGTTCATTGGCGCATTCTTTACCGGGTCCTTGCTGATCGAAACCTTGTTTTCCCTCGATGGTCTGGGTTTGCTGAGCTTTGAGAGCGTGATCCGCCGGGACTACCCGGTGGTCTTGGGGACGCTGTTTCTCTTTACGCTGCTCGGTTTGATGACCAAGTTGATCTCCGACCTTTGTTATGTGTGGGTTGATCCGCGCGTGAAATTCGACTGA
- a CDS encoding DUF2788 domain-containing protein, translated as MEVTLFGFTEGQIAQFGLTFGVGAFILYMLFIVLNLALEAKAGKFGTFILFLVLSLGMLGFVAKNVIQWVLGI; from the coding sequence ATGGAAGTTACCCTTTTCGGCTTCACCGAGGGCCAAATTGCTCAGTTTGGATTGACCTTCGGCGTCGGCGCATTCATCTTGTACATGTTGTTCATCGTTTTGAACCTTGCACTGGAGGCCAAAGCAGGGAAGTTCGGGACCTTCATTCTCTTTTTGGTACTCTCCTTGGGCATGCTGGGTTTTGTGGCAAAAAACGTGATTCAGTGGGTATTGGGAATTTAG